A genomic region of uncultured Acidilobus sp. JCHS contains the following coding sequences:
- a CDS encoding Pyruvate:ferredoxin oxidoreductase and related 2-oxoacid:ferredoxin oxidoreductase, beta subunit, translated as MSAGQTPRGPLRIRSLFDLPRDELFISGHGLCAGCTAGTIMRMLVKVAGKDTIIVNATGCVEVSTTRYPYSNWLVPWFHSAFENAGASAGGVARAIEVLQRKGALPKDRKIRVIAVGGDGGTVDIGLQSLSGMLERRDPVMYVLYDNEAYMNTGIQRSGATPYHAWTTTTPAGKVWRGEWRTKKDIAMIVAAHKIPYVATANPAYPQDMVNKFARGLEVLDEGPSFIHVIMACTTGWRFDPALGITISRLATETGVFPLYEIDHGQFRVTFPVAKRKPVIEYLKLQGRFAHLTPAEIEEIQKLVDERVAEINRLAGKEVIGPVAK; from the coding sequence AGGGGACCCCTTAGGATAAGGAGCCTCTTCGACCTCCCGAGGGATGAGCTGTTCATAAGCGGCCACGGCCTCTGCGCCGGCTGCACAGCGGGCACAATAATGAGGATGCTGGTCAAGGTGGCCGGCAAGGACACCATAATAGTGAACGCGACGGGCTGTGTTGAGGTCTCCACGACCAGGTACCCCTACTCTAACTGGCTCGTCCCGTGGTTCCACTCGGCCTTCGAGAACGCGGGCGCCAGCGCCGGTGGCGTCGCCAGGGCGATCGAGGTGCTACAGAGGAAGGGGGCCTTGCCCAAGGACAGGAAGATAAGGGTCATAGCCGTGGGAGGCGACGGGGGCACTGTCGACATAGGGCTCCAGAGCCTGAGCGGCATGCTGGAGAGGCGTGACCCAGTCATGTACGTGCTCTACGACAACGAGGCCTACATGAACACGGGCATACAGAGGAGCGGCGCGACGCCCTACCACGCCTGGACTACGACCACCCCCGCTGGGAAGGTCTGGAGGGGTGAGTGGAGGACAAAGAAGGACATAGCCATGATAGTGGCGGCCCACAAGATACCGTACGTCGCTACAGCCAACCCAGCCTACCCGCAGGACATGGTAAACAAGTTCGCCAGGGGGCTCGAGGTCCTTGACGAGGGGCCCTCGTTCATACACGTCATAATGGCCTGCACGACGGGCTGGAGGTTTGACCCGGCCCTGGGCATAACCATATCGAGGCTCGCCACGGAGACCGGTGTGTTCCCGCTCTACGAGATAGACCACGGCCAGTTCAGGGTCACGTTCCCAGTAGCCAAGAGGAAGCCCGTCATAGAGTACCTGAAGCTGCAGGGCAGGTTCGCCCACCTGACGCCTGCTGAGATAGAGGAGATACAGAAGCTCGTGGACGAGAGGGTGGCAGAGATAAACAGGCTCGCAGGCAAGGAGGTCATAGGCCCCGTAGCCAAGTAG
- a CDS encoding Amino acid transporter, producing MWWGGEPGPEAGQGSSDSQSGGGSRGFVSRSPPGHLVESDLKLSRSLGFWHYVSINISAIIGAGWLLAPLGAAAFAGPLSIASWLVAAVLVIFMALAYAYLAGLAPRTGGVVRYPQMAHGDLVGFITGVLYLLSISSLMPAEAIAVVSYASYYVPGLVTRATVLGQSVTVVTGKGMLLALAIVALVFLINYFGVKLVGNVSLGLMIWKVLVPLVVIVAMFALAFNPHNLTLQGPTKASSMGLSGAAAVLMAIPLTGIAYSMLGFRQAVEYSGEGRSSSRDVPLAVITSVLIASTIFILLQVAFIGGLRWSAITVGQSNKVVPLTPGNWSGLAVSNIASAPLASELALAGLGALGVLLIVDAWVAPLGNSIVQMGNLARIVYGMAANGHLPSKLTSLNRYAVPGLGLLVALALGLAFMVPLPSWYAIGGYAVLTTLMTYVTGGTALGAFSRGGRAVVKVVGALGAMAAALLAYWAGMTLMIPVFMTFISGVAAYLLIRGVTGQRGLLAIGIPYAATIAFVDYILAVNVFYPISSGLTTSAHEVSALVTLSLALSAAETVVALTAYALVGGPEERKAVRSGAWFVALAFLIFLVDVIGPYGLSSVCGGSPLLPFPYDLATVAAGAVILYVVAVLTAP from the coding sequence TTGTGGTGGGGGGGAGAGCCCGGCCCTGAGGCCGGGCAAGGGAGCTCTGACAGTCAGTCCGGCGGGGGTAGCCGCGGCTTTGTATCGCGGTCGCCCCCAGGTCATCTCGTAGAGTCCGACCTAAAGCTGAGTAGGTCGCTCGGCTTCTGGCACTACGTCAGCATAAACATTAGCGCCATCATAGGCGCTGGCTGGCTCCTAGCACCTCTGGGCGCAGCGGCCTTCGCTGGGCCGCTCTCCATAGCCTCCTGGCTTGTAGCAGCTGTCCTGGTGATCTTCATGGCGCTGGCCTACGCCTACCTCGCGGGCTTAGCGCCCAGGACGGGCGGCGTGGTCAGGTACCCCCAGATGGCCCACGGAGACCTGGTCGGCTTCATCACCGGCGTCCTCTACCTGCTCTCCATATCATCACTTATGCCGGCCGAGGCCATAGCGGTCGTCAGCTACGCAAGCTACTACGTGCCTGGCCTCGTGACCAGGGCAACTGTGCTGGGCCAGAGCGTCACGGTGGTCACAGGGAAGGGCATGCTGCTGGCCCTGGCCATAGTTGCGCTCGTGTTCCTCATCAACTACTTCGGAGTTAAGTTAGTTGGCAACGTGAGCCTGGGCCTCATGATCTGGAAGGTTCTAGTGCCGCTCGTTGTAATCGTTGCGATGTTCGCCCTCGCCTTCAACCCACATAACCTGACCCTTCAGGGCCCAACCAAGGCTTCCTCAATGGGCCTCAGCGGGGCCGCTGCCGTCCTGATGGCCATACCGCTCACAGGCATAGCCTACTCGATGTTGGGCTTCAGGCAGGCCGTCGAGTACAGCGGTGAGGGCAGGAGCTCCTCTAGGGACGTCCCGCTGGCCGTGATAACCTCCGTCCTCATAGCGTCAACGATCTTTATCCTGCTCCAGGTGGCCTTCATAGGCGGCCTCAGGTGGTCCGCCATAACTGTTGGCCAGTCTAACAAAGTGGTCCCGCTCACCCCTGGCAACTGGAGCGGGCTGGCGGTCTCTAACATAGCCTCAGCCCCGCTGGCCAGCGAGCTGGCCCTAGCTGGACTCGGGGCCCTGGGCGTGTTACTGATAGTAGACGCCTGGGTGGCGCCCCTGGGCAACTCCATAGTCCAGATGGGCAACCTGGCCAGGATAGTCTACGGCATGGCCGCCAACGGCCACCTGCCCTCTAAGCTGACCTCGCTCAACAGGTACGCCGTGCCGGGCCTGGGCCTACTGGTGGCCCTCGCCCTGGGGCTCGCCTTCATGGTCCCGCTGCCCAGCTGGTACGCCATAGGGGGCTACGCCGTGCTCACCACCCTGATGACCTACGTGACAGGCGGCACAGCGCTTGGGGCCTTCTCAAGGGGAGGCCGCGCGGTCGTCAAGGTAGTGGGCGCCCTGGGGGCCATGGCGGCGGCGCTGCTGGCCTACTGGGCCGGCATGACACTCATGATACCTGTCTTCATGACGTTCATCTCAGGCGTAGCGGCCTACCTGCTGATAAGGGGCGTCACTGGCCAGAGGGGCCTGCTGGCCATAGGGATCCCCTATGCGGCTACCATCGCCTTCGTTGACTACATACTAGCTGTTAACGTCTTCTACCCCATCAGCTCAGGGTTAACAACATCAGCGCATGAGGTGTCAGCCCTGGTAACCCTCTCGCTGGCGCTTTCGGCTGCCGAGACCGTCGTAGCGCTGACAGCCTACGCCCTGGTCGGCGGGCCTGAGGAAAGGAAAGCCGTGAGGTCGGGCGCCTGGTTCGTGGCCCTGGCGTTCCTGATATTCCTGGTAGACGTGATTGGCCCGTACGGGCTGTCCTCAGTCTGCGGGGGCAGCCCGCTCCTGCCCTTCCCCTACGACTTGGCCACCGTGGCGGCTGGCGCTGTGATCCTCTACGTAGTGGCTGTCCTAACGGCACCTTAA